CTCGGATCAGGTTTTACGGACACTGATTACGAAGCGGCAGGCGCTGTCATTGTTGCCGATGCTGATCAAGCTTGGGCGCAGGACATGGTCATGAAAGTGAAAGAGCCGGTAGCGAGCGAGTACAAGCATTTCCGTGAAGGCCAAGTCCTCTTCACTTATTTGCACTTGGCTCCGGAAGTAGAATTGACGAATGCATTGATCGAATCGAAAGTGACCGGTGTCGCATATGAGACGGTTCAGCTTCCAAACAATTCCTTGCCGCTTCTGACGCCAATGAGTGAAGTAGCAGGCCGCATGTCAACGCAGATCGGTGCGCAGTTCCTTGAGAAAATCCATGGTGGCGGCGGCATCTTGCTCGGTGGCATCCCAGGCGTTTCCCGAGGGAAAGTAACGGTGGTCGGCGGAGGTGTCGCCGGTACGAACGCTGCTAAAGTGGCTATCGGAATGGGCGCTGACGTAACCATCCTCGATTTGAATCCAGAGCGCTTACGCCAATTGGATGACTTGTTCGGCAAAGATGTGCAAACATTGATCTCGAACCCGTTGAATATCGCCCAATCCGTCGAAAAATCGGATCTGGTCATCGGTGCTGTATTGATTCCAGGAGCGAAAGCACCGAAATTGATCACGGAAGACATGATCAAATCGATGAAGCCGGGTTCTGTCGTGGTCGATATTGCCATCGATCAAGGCGGTATTTTCGAAACAAGCGACCGCATCACGACACACGATGCACCGACATACGTAAAGCATGATGTTGTTCACTATGCGGTAGCGAACATGCCAGGCGCTGTTCCGCGCACATCGACGATCGGCTTGACGAATGTAACGGTCCCATACGCAGTGCAAATCGCCAATAAAGGACTCAAGCAAGCAGTTCTTGATAACGAAGCATTGAAAAAAGGCGTTAATACAATGGACGGCTATGTTACGTACAAAGCGGTAGCTGACGATCAAGGCCTCGAATACAAAGCGATTGACGAATTGCTGCTATAAGCAAAAAAAGAGCGGTCCCGCGAAAATCCATCTGATGGATTTTCGGGGCTGCTCTTTTTTCCTTACCGGTTGATGATCGTCAGTTCTTTCGGGAATTTGGTCAGTACTTCGTAGCCGTTTTCAGTGACGACCAAATCGTCTTCGATGCGCACGCCGACTTGGTCAGTGACATAAATGCCGGGTTCGATCGTAAACACCATGCCCGCTTCGAGCGGCATGTCGTTACTGCCGTGGATTGATGGGAATTCATGGACAGAAATCCCAAGTCCGTGGCCGAGGCGATGTGTGAAATAGTCGCCGTACCCTGCATCTTCAATGGTTTTGCGGGCGATCCCGTCGAGCTCAGCCGCTGTGACGCCAGGACGCACGGCGTCAAGTGCTGCTTGTTCTGAACGTTTGACGATATCGTATACTTTTTTCGCTTGCTCACTCGGTTCACCAAAAGCGAGCGTACGGGTGATGTCCGAGCAATAGCCCTCATAGATAACGCCGAGGTCCATCAATACGAGGTCGCCGAGTTCAATTTTGCGTTGCCCAGTTTTACCGTGTGGAGATGCGGCTTTAGGGCCCGTCAGCACGGTCGTGTCAAATGACATATGAGTGATGCCGCGCTTTTTCAAGGCCGTCTCGATTTCCGTCATCAACTCGATTTCTTTCATGCCTTCTTGCATGACGTCCGCTGCTACTTCAATGGCATAATCCGCAAGCGATGCAGCGTGACGCAAAATGTCGAGTTCGGCGGCGTCTTTGATAACGCGCATGGCGTTCATCTGTCCGTCGATGGAATGAATCTCGGGCGACTGAAAGAAGTGGTTGACGGCGTCGTAGCGCTCAACGATCATGTGCGCTTTCTCGATGGCGATGCGTTTCATCGGCTGGTTTCGGGTGGCGGCTGTGTCATACAAAACTTGCATGGCATCTTGTGTATCGGCGTGTCCCGAGATCTCACCGGTCCAACCAGCCGCTTTCGCATCACTGGCTTCCATTGCCGGGCAGATCAAAAACGGTTCTGCATCGGCAAATACCATAACGGCGAGCAACCGCTCTTTTGGATCGCTGTTAAAACCCGTCAAATAGAAAACGTTATGCGGATCGGTGATGAGCGCCGCATCAAGTTGTTGCTGTTTCAAAAACCTCTGTAAATTCGTTAATTTGGTCATCTGTATTCCTCCCCTTCATGTGTAGCATATCAAAATTCAGGGTATAAAACAGCAGAAAGCCAAGAGTCAAAACTCTATTGGAGGGATAACATGAAAATTTCATTTCACGGACATTCAGTGGTGAAAATCCACACCGGCGGCAAAACAATTCTCATCGATCCATTCATTAACGGAAACGAATTGACCGACCTGATTGCAAATGAAGAAAAGCCAGATGCGATCCTGTTGACGCATGCGCATAACGACCATGTGGGTGACACTGTGGCAATCGCAAAATCCTGCGGGGCTGTCGTTGTAGCACCCGTCGAGCTGGCGAATTATTTAAGTGGGCAAGGCTTGGATGCGGTCGGCATGAACCTCGGCGGTGCTAAAGAGTTCGAATTCGGGAAGGTGAAATATACAAAAGCGTTCCACAGCTCGTCTTATACGACAGATGAGGGGGAAGTCATTTACGGTGGTATGCCAGCCGGAATTCTTTTTGAAGCGGAAGGCAAGACCGTCTATCACGCAGGGGATACAGAAGTTTTCGGAGATATGGAAATCATCGGCAAGCGACATTCAATCGATTTGGCGTTTGTGCCAATCGGCGATTTCTTTACGATGGGGCCGGAAGATGCGGCTTATGCGGTAGAACTGCTACATCCGAAGACCGTAGTGCCAATTCACTACAACACCTTCCCACCGATCAAACAAGATCCGGAACAATTCAAGCAAGTAGTCAAGCAGGCGGAAGTTCAAATAATGGAACCTGGAGACAGCATCGAATTATAAGCAACAACACTGTATGCAAACGGGCAAAAGGGAGAAGTATTCCTTTTGTCCGTTTTTTTGTTGATGGGGAGGCGAAAGTCGTTCGAGCTGCTCTTGCCGAGTTGTCGACTTCCCTTTGGATTATGATAAACTAGGGAGTAGAGGATAGCAGAAAGAATGGTGAAACCATGGCAACGAAACACGAACAGATTTTGGACTATATCGAGACTTTGGCTGTAGGAGAGAAAATCTCCGTTCGCCGGATTGCCAAAGAGCTTCAAGTTTCAGAAGGCACCGCTTACCGGGCCATTAAAGAAGCGGAAAACAAGCGGTTGGTGTCAACGATTGAACGGGTTGGCACCATTCGCATCGAGCGCAAGAAAAAAGAGAACATCGAGCGGTTGACTTATGCGGAAATTGTCAAAGTCGTCGATGGCCAAGTGCTCGGGGGACGGGCAGGACTCCATAAATCGCTCAATAAATTCGTCATCGGTGCGATGCAGCTTGAAGACATGATGCGCTATACGGAAGCGGGCAATTTGCTGATTGTCGGCAATCGCTACAAAGCTCACGAGTATGCCTTGCAAGCAGGAGCTGCTGTACTTGTCACCGGAGGCTTTGACGCCTCGGACCAAGTGAAGAAGCTCGCCGACGAACTGGAACTGCCAGTAATCTCCACCAGTTACGATACATTTACTGTGGCGACAATGATTAACCGGGCAATTTACGATCAATTAATTAAAAAAGAGATTTTGCTCATTGAAGATATCTTAATCCCGCTTGAAAACACGCATTTTCTGCACGTCAAGGATCCAATCAGCCGCTATAATGAATTAAATAACGAAACGACGCATGGTGGATTTCCGGTCGTCGACAGCAACGGCCGGCTGGTCGGCATCGTCACTTCGCGTGACGTCATCGGTGCATCTGATACGGAAGCAATCGACAAAGTGATGACCAAAGATCCAATTACTGTTTCACTGCAGACGAGTGTCGCAGCAGCAGGCCACCGGATGATTTGGGAAGGCATCGACTTGCTGCCGATTACAGACGACCATCACAATTTGATGGGCATCATCAGTCGACAAGATGTGTTGAAAGCGATTCAAACAGCCCAGCGCCAGCCACAACAAGGCGAAACGATCGATGATATTATCAAAAGCCAATTAAACCTGGTACAAGAAGACAAACTCAGTTTGGAATTTCGTGTCACGCCTCAAATGACCAATGCGTACGGCTCTTTGTCTTATGGGGCTTATACGATGGTGCTGACAGAAGCAGCGGCGACAGCACTCAAGACGAAAAACCGTAAAGACAGCGTGCTAGAAAACATGACAGTTTATTTCCTAAAGCCTGTGCAATTGGACGCCGCATTGATCATCCGGCCGACAATTTTGGACATTAGCCGTAAGTCAGCAAAAGTTGATGTGGAAGTATTTTACGATCAGCAAGTAATCGGCAAATCGATGTTGACATTCCAATTGCTCGACCGTTAAAGATTGCTGTCTTCATACAGAAGAAGTGAAAAACGCCAAAAAAAAACCTCTCCACATGGGAGGGGCTGTTTTATGGATTCAAGCGGGTTTCTTCGTCTAGAAATGCTTGGTAATGGCGGTTTGCCTTGTAATTATGAACAATCAGCACCAAGCCCAGGACGATGAAAATCCCTGCGATGATATAAGTGACAGCAGTTTGGAAGATAAACAGCTGGTTGACGCCGAAAAAGGCAATAAAGCTGCCGAGCGCAATTTGGGCGCGGCTAGCATACCAGTTTTTACGCACCGGCAGACGTGTGCGGATTTGTTTCGTTTTATAATAAAGATAAAATGCAGCTGAAACGATAATCAAAAATATAAATATAAGCATGGGGAACCTCCTGTTATGCAAATCTATTTCCATTGTAATGGGGATGATCTGAAAATGCGAATGGATTTCCCTGCCTACTGGAGGATTAAAGCAATGTATAGTCAAATCATCGACACAATTAAACAATTCGATACCATCATCATTCACCGCCATGTACGACCTGACCCCGATGCATACGGTTCCCAAATCGGCTTAAAATACATAATCAGCCACAACTACCCAAACAAGCGCGTGCTTGCGGCGGGAGAACATGATTACACAATGGATTTCCTTGATTTTCCCGATACGGTTGAAGACGCAGATTTTGAAGGGGCTTTGGTCATCGTTACAGACACGGCCAATACAGACCGCATCGATGAGCAGCGCTATCTAAAAGGAGCGAAGTTGGTGAAAATCGACCATCACCCGAATGATGATAATTATGGGGATATTTGTTATGTCGATACTAAAGCCAGCTCTTCTTCTGAAATGATTTACGAATTGTTTGCATGTGGGCAAGCGGAAGAAAACTGGACCATGCCCGATAAAGGGGCAAGACTGCTCTATGCTGGGATTATTGGCGATACCGGGCGTTTCTTGTTTCCGAGTACCACCCAAAAAACATTCGACGTGGCTGGCGAGTTGATTAAATTTGATTTCGACCGCAATGAGCTCCATAACGGCATGTACGAAATGGATCGCAAATTGCTTCATTTGCAGGGGTATATGTATCAAAATTTCCAAATGAATGAGAATGGTGCAGCTTTTGTGAAAATCACACGAGATATTTTGGCGAAATTCGAAGTAACGGCAACCGATACCTCATTATTGGTCGGCTCCCTCGGCAATGTGAAAGGCATCAGAGCTTGGGTTATCCTAATAGAAGAAGATGCTGAAATTCGCGTTCGGCTGCGTTCTAAAGGACCCGTCATCAATACGCTTGCAAAAGAATTTGGGGGCGGGGCCATCCGATGGCCTCTGGCGCCGTCGCATATTCCTGGGAGGAAGCTGACCGTGTCATTGGGCGCCTGGAGGAAATTTGCGCGAAGGCATAAGGAAAGAAGGTGTTGAAATGGTCTATCCGCATATCGTGACGGCGGCTGATCCGCTCCAAAGCACGATTCGCCTTGAAGAATTATTCGGAGTTCTCATAGAACAAGGCGCTGGAGCGGCAGCTCTGGTCAATTCTAAATTATATGGCGTTCTTCCTTTTTGGGACGCATGCAAAAAGGCCGGCATCCACGGGGTGCTCGGCCTTTCCGTGCCTGTTGATTTTGATGGTGCCGCGCTGCCTGTTGTGCTTTATGCACAGAACAACACCGGTTACCATATGTTATTAAAACTAAGCAGTGCTTTAGCCACACGAGATGTGGAAGCAATCCCGCAAAAATGGCTAGTTGCATATCAGGAAGGTTTATTCTGTGTGATTCCCGATCATGCCATGTGGGTGTTGACAGATCGTAGTGAAGCGTTCGGCATTCTGTCGCGTTTATTTGGGGAGCGCTTGATTGCTAGTATCGAGCGGCCTGGTGGCATGATCAAAGAAACCGAAAGCGCATTTATCGACAGCTGTTCATCATTTGGGCTCCAATTCATGGCGAGCCATGAATGCCGTTATATAAAAGAGCAAGATGCTTTCGCTTATGAAGTAGCAAGTGCAATCGGCGACGGCTTTAAGCTTAGCGATCCCGAACGGGGGAAACCTGAGCATTCATCGGCTTTTGTGCCAACGAAAAGCCAATGGGCGGAATGGTTTTCAGACCATCCAGAATGGTTGGAGCAAAGCCGTACGTTGCTTATGAGCTGCCGTGTCACCATCTCCTTGAATCGACAATTGCTGCCAAAATATCCGGTAAAAGAAGGTAGCGATAAACACGATGTCATCCGTTCACTTTGTTTGAATGGCTTACAAGAACGTGTCGGGGAATTGCAACAAACTTATTCGGATAGACTCGATTACGAACTGGGCGTCATTTCGTCCATGGGCTATATCGATTACTTTCTCATCGTGTCCGACTTTATGGCCTTTGCCAGAAAAAAAGGCATCTTGACCGGGCCGGGCCGTGGATCTTCTGCCGGTTCACTCGTGGCCTTTGCACTGCGCATTACGGACGTAGACCCGCTTGCACACGGCTTGTTATTCGAACGGTTCCTGAATCCAGAGCGTGTCACTTTGCCGGATATCGATATTGATTTCGCAGATCACCGCCGCCATGAAGTCGTCGAATATGTTGCGAAAAAATATGGCGCCTTGCAAACGGCACAAATCATTACTTTCGGAACATTGTCAGCAAAAGCGGTTGCGAGAGATACAGCAAGGGTATTTGGGTTTGAGGCTGAAGAACTTGAGAAAATTTCAAAACTTATCCCGAGTCGACCAGGCATCACTTTGCGCGAAGCACTTCGCGAATCGAAAGCTCTAGAAGAATGGATTATCGGCAATGAAACCCGTGAACGTTGGTTCAAAACTGCGCTCCGGCTGGAAGGCCTTCCCCGCAATTCTTCTATTCATGCCGCAGGCGTCATTTTGAGCCCGGGCCCGTTAGTGGATTACGTACCAATTGAAAAAGGCAATGACGATATATTCATCACCCAATGGCCTATGCAGGAACTTGAAGCGATCGGCTTATTGAAAATGGATTTTCTTGGGCTGCGCAATTTAACCATTTTGGAAAACATGGCGCATATGCTAAAACGCGACCGAAACATGACAATAGATTACCGAAACTTGCCGTTCGACGATCAAGCAAGCTTTAGCCTACTGGCAAAAGGCGATACAGCGGGCATTTTTCAGTTAGAATCACCGGGCATGCGGCGAGCTTTGATGCTCATTAAACCGAATGCATTTGGTGATATTGTCGCGGTTAATGCCTTGTACCGCCCAGGCCCGATGGAATTTATCCCGCTTTATGCGCGGCGCAAGCACGCAGAAGAGGCGGTCACCTATATTCATCCCGTACTAGAGCCGATTTTATCGGAAACATATGGCGTCATCGTCTATCAGGAGCAAATCATGAAAATTGCTGCTGACATGGCGGGCTTTAGTCTAGGCGAAGCCGATCTATTGCGCCGAGCTGTCAGCAAAAAAAGTCGCCAAATACTTGATGAAGAGCGTGAGCATTTTGTTGGCGGTGCTACGGAGAAAGGCTATACCGCTAAAGAAGCAGGGGATGTTTATGACTTGATTGTGCGGTTTGCCGATTATGGCTTTCCGAAAAGCCATGCAGTCGCCTATAGCATGATTTCTTATCAACTGGCGTATATGAAAGCCCATTACCCTGTGCAGTTTTATGCTGCCCTATTATCGAACAGCCAAGGCAATAATGAGAAAACGGCTCAATTCATGCGGGAAATGAAAGATCGTGGAATTGCCCTTGCCGCGCCTTGTATACGAAACAGCCGCTATGGATTTTCATCGGAGGGCCAACAAGTTCGTGCAGGATTGAGCACTGTAAAAGGCGTTCCTGGCACAGCAGTGAAAGCCATTCTGGCAGCTAGAAAAAATGGCCCCTTTGAAAGCCTCTTTAATATTGCTGAACGCATATCAGCCGTGCATTTCACTCGCAAAGCGCTTGAGCCATTGATCAAAGCGGGCGCATTGGATGAGCTTGGCAAAGATCGTGCTGTGCTGCTCGCATCTCTAGACAGCGCAATCAAGCATGCAGAACTGGTTAAGCCCAATGAAGAACCTGGTTTGTTCGATGAAATGGGATCTAGCTTTATGAAACCGAAATACACAAAAGCTGAACCAATGCCCGACGGACTCAAGCTCGACTTTGAAAAAGAAGCACTTGGATTTTATTTGAGTACCCATCCTGTGGAACGTGAAAAAGAACAGCGAAATAAAACGTATACAGCGCTCAACGACATGCCGAAGAAAAAGGACCGCGAGCGTGTAGAAGTGCTGGGACTGGTAGAAGATGTGCGCCGCATCCGTACAAAAAAAGGCGATGCAATGGCTTTTGTAACCTTACAGGACGAAACCGGCGTCGCATCGGTTACGCTGTTCCCAAAAGAGTATGCACAGTACAACGAAATGCTGGATAAGGATGCCTTGCTAGAAATCCAAGGAACAGCTGAAACCCGCCAAGGCAAGACGACCATCATCTGCAAAAACATCGTATGAAGGTACGGAATAAATCACATTCGTATAAAATAATCGACATTGGACTGCATTTCTTAAAAAGAAAGGTAGTCTCAGAGTGTTGAAGAAGTCTATTATCCTCAATTAATGAAAAGAGCGGGAGACTATTCGACAATGAAAAATCAACGAACTCTCTAAGTATTTGAAGAAGTGTTAGCTCGACTCCAGTGGTAAAGCGAGACGACCGAGACCCCGCAAGACGCGAAGCGGCTGAGGAGGCTTGGGCGCGAGCCCACGGAGTCGTGCGATAAGCTTCGGAAAATACGACTTTTCACCTTTCTCGACAACCTGGACTGCATTTCTTAAAAAGAAATGCAGTTTTTTCTTTACGGCAGCGGAAATTTTTTGTAAGGTATAGAAGGATTAGTGGTCAGACCACTTTCAAAAAAATGGAAACAAAAGGAGTTTTCATGACTCAACCAAAGCGTTATTTAAATATTGTAAGTGAAATGCGGGATATGATTCGGGAACAGAATATTCGTCCGGGTGACCGGATTCCATCAGAACGGGAGCTGGCTGAAAAGTTGGCAGTCGGCCGTTCGACGATCCGCGAAGCGCTCCGAAGCTTGGAATTGCTCGGGCTTATCGAAACGCGTCGCGGGGAAGGGACATTTTTGACTGACCCTGGGAAACATCGCCTCGTTGAATTGCTGGCGACTTTCATCTTGCAAGATACAAAAACTCTAGAAGATATACGCGAAACGATGTGCATTCACGAAACTGCGGCAATCCAGGCTATTTGTTCAAGTGAAGCTTGGAAACTACCGGTCTGGGAGAGTTTGCGTGAGCGGCTCGACGGGCATGAATTTATCAGGGAAGATTTCGTCCGCGAGTTAATGGTATTGTCCGGCAACCGGTTATCGCTGAAAATTTGGTTCTTATTAAAGCAGTACGGGGGCAATCCTTACGACGGCGAAGCAAGCCTTGAAGAAAAAGCCTTATTGAAGAACATCCTGCTGGCCATTGAACAACAGGATGGCCCAACAGCCATCCGCGAATTCAAAACTTGGAGCAGCGTCTTAATTAAAGGAGAGAATGCATAATGGCAATGATAAGAGATATATTCAAGCGAAAACGAGATGAAAAAGAAGCGACAATTCCGTCCAAAGCGGCTAAAGACGTGCCTGAAGGCTTGATGACCAAATGTCCGAACTGCAAACACATCACTTTAACAAAAGAATTGGAGAATTTGGGAAAAGTATGCCCGAAATGCGATCATCATTTTAAAATGACAGCACGCGAACGGATTGTTCATCTATTGGACGAAGCGAGTTTTGAATCAGTAGACGATCATTTGAAATCTGAGAACCCGTTAAATTTCCCAGGATACAGTGAAAAAGTTCAAGCTGACTGCGAAAAAACTGGTTTAAACGAAGCGGTGCTAACAGGAACAGGGGCGATTAAAGGACAACAAGTAGTCGTGGCTGTTATGGATTCACATTTTCGCATGGGCTCGATGGGCTCGGTAGTAGGCGAAAAAATCACGCGTGCTGTGGAATTGGCCACCAAGTTAAAAGTGCCATTTTTAATCTTTACAGCGAGTGGCGGGGCACGCATGCAAGAAGGCGTATTGTCGCTTATGCAAATGGCAAAAACAAGTGTTGCACTTAAACGCCATTCGAACGAGGGCTTGTTGTTCGTGTCGATTTTGACGCATCCGACAACTGGCGGCGTGTCCGCGAGTTTTGCATCTGTCGGCGACATCAATTTGGCGGAACCAAAGGCATTGATCGGCTTTGCCGGACGCCGCGTCATCGAACAAACGGTCCGTGAAAAATTGCCGGAAGACTTCCAAACGGCAGAATTTTTACTGGCTCATGGACAGCTGGATGCGGTCGTACATCGGTCGAAAATGCGTGAGACATTATCGACGATTGTGCAACTGCACGTGAAAGGAGCTGAATCCAATGTCTAAAAAGAAAATGAAGACAATGGCGTTTGAAGAACCTTTAATTGAGTTGAGAAAAAAGATTTCTGAACTGAAGGAATATACAAAAACAGCAGATGTTGATCTCAGTTCAGAAATTACTTCTCTAGAAGAGCGGTTTGCAAAACTCGAGGAAGAAATATATGAAAACATGAAGCCTTGGGATCGTGTTCAAGTGGCGCGCCACCCGGAACGTCCGACGACTTTGGATTACTTGCCACTTGTTTTCAATGATTTCATCGAGCTGCACGGAGATCGAGTTTATGGAGACGATGAGGCAATCATCGGCGGTATCGGCAGCTTTGAAGGGCAAGCGGTAACCATCATCGGTCATCAGCGCGGCAAGGACACGAAAGAAAATGTCCGCCGCAATTTCGGGATGCCGCATCCAGAAGGCTACCGGAAAGCGCTGCGCTTGATGAAACAAGCAGAAAAATTTGGACGCCCAGTCATTTGCCTGATTGATACAAAAGGCGCATACCCAGGCAGGGCCGCTGAAGAGCGCGGACAAAGCGAAGCGATTGCCCGCAACTTAGTCGAAATGGCAGGTCTCGAAGTGCCAGTGCTGTCAATCGTTATCGGCGAAGGCGGCAGCGGCGGGGCATTAGCGCTTGGTGTCGGCAACCAGATTTTGATGCTTGAGAATTCGACGTTCTCGGTCATTTCACCGGAAGGGGCAGCGTCGATTTTGTGGAAAGATTCGGCACTTGCGAAAACGGCGGCGGAAGCGATGAAAATAACTGCACCTGATCTATTAAATATGGGCATTATCGAGCACATGATTCCGGAAGTGCGCGGTGGGGCGCATCACGATACGACTCGACAAGCACAGTTAATCAGTGGCGCTATCCGTCACTCCTTGAAGGAACTAGGAAGTTTAAGTCCTCAACAATTGATTGAACAACGCTACGAAAAATTCCGGGCGATCGGAGTTTTCACTGAATAATACTCAGGCCGCGTAATGCGGTCTTTTTATTTTTCATTATTTATCAAAAAACGCCCGCAGAGCAGAAGTTGTGGACTGACAGCACACGCCCTGCGTGGTAAGGTGGATAAAGTAAAAAGGAAGTGCAGGAGGCGGTTCTGATGAAAAAGATTGGAGTATTAACAAGTGGCGGTGATTCGCCCGGGATGAATGCGGCGGTTCGCGCAGTTGTCCGGAAAGGCATTTTTCATGGCGTTGAAGTAGCTGGCGTCTATTATGGCTACCAAGGCTTGATTAATGGAGATATCAAAGACCTGCAAGCAGGAGATGTCGGCGATATCATCCAGCGCGGAGGCACAAAACTTTATTCTGCCCGTTGCGACGAGTTCCGGACAGAAGCAGGACAATTAAAGGCGATCGAACAAATGAAGAAAAATGGCATTGAAGGCCTAGTAGTCATTGGCGGAGACGGTTCATACCGCGGCGCGATGGCTTTGACTAAAAGAGGGTTTCCGAGTATCGGGGTTCCCGGGACGATCGATAACGATATTCCCGGAACGGATTACACAATCGGTTTCGATACGGCCTTGAACACCGTCATTGAAGCAATCGATAAGATTCGCGACACGGCGACTAGTCACGAGCGGACATTCATCATCGAAGTGATGGGCAGAGATGCTGGCGATTTAGCTGTATGGGCAGGGCTAGCCGGCGGTGCCGAGACTATCCTGATCCCTGAAGCACCATTTGATATCGAGGATATGCTCGAACGCCTCGAAAGCGGCCGCAAGCGCGGCAAGAAACACAGCATTATCATCGTTGCTGAAGGCGTCATGAGCGGCGGGGAATTAGCTGAGCAGATCTCCGGCAAGACCAATGTGGAAACGCGTGTCTCTGTTCTTGGCCATATCCAACGCGGCGGTACGCCAACTGCCCGCGACCGTGTGCTTGGGAGCTTGTTCGGCGCACGGGCTGTAGAAGTGCTGCTTGAAGGAAAAGGCGGCCTGGCTATTGGCATGAAAAATCATCAGGTGGTAGACTATGATATGACAACGGCATTCGAAAAAGATCACGATGCCGATATGAGCTTGTACGAACTTTCTAAAGAGTTATCAATTTAAATAGTTAAA
This is a stretch of genomic DNA from Planococcus maritimus. It encodes these proteins:
- the ald gene encoding alanine dehydrogenase — encoded protein: MRIGVPTEVKNNENRVAMTPAGVVNLALFGHEVFIQSGAGLGSGFTDTDYEAAGAVIVADADQAWAQDMVMKVKEPVASEYKHFREGQVLFTYLHLAPEVELTNALIESKVTGVAYETVQLPNNSLPLLTPMSEVAGRMSTQIGAQFLEKIHGGGGILLGGIPGVSRGKVTVVGGGVAGTNAAKVAIGMGADVTILDLNPERLRQLDDLFGKDVQTLISNPLNIAQSVEKSDLVIGAVLIPGAKAPKLITEDMIKSMKPGSVVVDIAIDQGGIFETSDRITTHDAPTYVKHDVVHYAVANMPGAVPRTSTIGLTNVTVPYAVQIANKGLKQAVLDNEALKKGVNTMDGYVTYKAVADDQGLEYKAIDELLL
- a CDS encoding M24 family metallopeptidase, whose amino-acid sequence is MTKLTNLQRFLKQQQLDAALITDPHNVFYLTGFNSDPKERLLAVMVFADAEPFLICPAMEASDAKAAGWTGEISGHADTQDAMQVLYDTAATRNQPMKRIAIEKAHMIVERYDAVNHFFQSPEIHSIDGQMNAMRVIKDAAELDILRHAASLADYAIEVAADVMQEGMKEIELMTEIETALKKRGITHMSFDTTVLTGPKAASPHGKTGQRKIELGDLVLMDLGVIYEGYCSDITRTLAFGEPSEQAKKVYDIVKRSEQAALDAVRPGVTAAELDGIARKTIEDAGYGDYFTHRLGHGLGISVHEFPSIHGSNDMPLEAGMVFTIEPGIYVTDQVGVRIEDDLVVTENGYEVLTKFPKELTIINR
- a CDS encoding metal-dependent hydrolase; protein product: MKISFHGHSVVKIHTGGKTILIDPFINGNELTDLIANEEKPDAILLTHAHNDHVGDTVAIAKSCGAVVVAPVELANYLSGQGLDAVGMNLGGAKEFEFGKVKYTKAFHSSSYTTDEGEVIYGGMPAGILFEAEGKTVYHAGDTEVFGDMEIIGKRHSIDLAFVPIGDFFTMGPEDAAYAVELLHPKTVVPIHYNTFPPIKQDPEQFKQVVKQAEVQIMEPGDSIEL
- a CDS encoding DRTGG domain-containing protein; translated protein: MATKHEQILDYIETLAVGEKISVRRIAKELQVSEGTAYRAIKEAENKRLVSTIERVGTIRIERKKKENIERLTYAEIVKVVDGQVLGGRAGLHKSLNKFVIGAMQLEDMMRYTEAGNLLIVGNRYKAHEYALQAGAAVLVTGGFDASDQVKKLADELELPVISTSYDTFTVATMINRAIYDQLIKKEILLIEDILIPLENTHFLHVKDPISRYNELNNETTHGGFPVVDSNGRLVGIVTSRDVIGASDTEAIDKVMTKDPITVSLQTSVAAAGHRMIWEGIDLLPITDDHHNLMGIISRQDVLKAIQTAQRQPQQGETIDDIIKSQLNLVQEDKLSLEFRVTPQMTNAYGSLSYGAYTMVLTEAAATALKTKNRKDSVLENMTVYFLKPVQLDAALIIRPTILDISRKSAKVDVEVFYDQQVIGKSMLTFQLLDR
- a CDS encoding YtpI family protein is translated as MLIFIFLIIVSAAFYLYYKTKQIRTRLPVRKNWYASRAQIALGSFIAFFGVNQLFIFQTAVTYIIAGIFIVLGLVLIVHNYKANRHYQAFLDEETRLNP
- the dnaE gene encoding DNA polymerase III subunit alpha — encoded protein: MVYPHIVTAADPLQSTIRLEELFGVLIEQGAGAAALVNSKLYGVLPFWDACKKAGIHGVLGLSVPVDFDGAALPVVLYAQNNTGYHMLLKLSSALATRDVEAIPQKWLVAYQEGLFCVIPDHAMWVLTDRSEAFGILSRLFGERLIASIERPGGMIKETESAFIDSCSSFGLQFMASHECRYIKEQDAFAYEVASAIGDGFKLSDPERGKPEHSSAFVPTKSQWAEWFSDHPEWLEQSRTLLMSCRVTISLNRQLLPKYPVKEGSDKHDVIRSLCLNGLQERVGELQQTYSDRLDYELGVISSMGYIDYFLIVSDFMAFARKKGILTGPGRGSSAGSLVAFALRITDVDPLAHGLLFERFLNPERVTLPDIDIDFADHRRHEVVEYVAKKYGALQTAQIITFGTLSAKAVARDTARVFGFEAEELEKISKLIPSRPGITLREALRESKALEEWIIGNETRERWFKTALRLEGLPRNSSIHAAGVILSPGPLVDYVPIEKGNDDIFITQWPMQELEAIGLLKMDFLGLRNLTILENMAHMLKRDRNMTIDYRNLPFDDQASFSLLAKGDTAGIFQLESPGMRRALMLIKPNAFGDIVAVNALYRPGPMEFIPLYARRKHAEEAVTYIHPVLEPILSETYGVIVYQEQIMKIAADMAGFSLGEADLLRRAVSKKSRQILDEEREHFVGGATEKGYTAKEAGDVYDLIVRFADYGFPKSHAVAYSMISYQLAYMKAHYPVQFYAALLSNSQGNNEKTAQFMREMKDRGIALAAPCIRNSRYGFSSEGQQVRAGLSTVKGVPGTAVKAILAARKNGPFESLFNIAERISAVHFTRKALEPLIKAGALDELGKDRAVLLASLDSAIKHAELVKPNEEPGLFDEMGSSFMKPKYTKAEPMPDGLKLDFEKEALGFYLSTHPVEREKEQRNKTYTALNDMPKKKDRERVEVLGLVEDVRRIRTKKGDAMAFVTLQDETGVASVTLFPKEYAQYNEMLDKDALLEIQGTAETRQGKTTIICKNIV
- a CDS encoding FadR/GntR family transcriptional regulator codes for the protein MTQPKRYLNIVSEMRDMIREQNIRPGDRIPSERELAEKLAVGRSTIREALRSLELLGLIETRRGEGTFLTDPGKHRLVELLATFILQDTKTLEDIRETMCIHETAAIQAICSSEAWKLPVWESLRERLDGHEFIREDFVRELMVLSGNRLSLKIWFLLKQYGGNPYDGEASLEEKALLKNILLAIEQQDGPTAIREFKTWSSVLIKGENA